The sequence ttagcttatagtctgctattgtacacCTACTCTGAGTGGAGGCGAGGCTGCCGATGCCGACCGGCTTGGGTgcatgacgtcgtcggtgaggtTGCTTATGTGGGACTCGTAGGGGCATTTAACTATTCGTTACTTTTAAGATGTAGTAATTAATGATTTGTTACTCACAACCTACGATATGTGGACCATCATGTATGTATCTATGATATGTAAGTTTAGTGAAATTGCTATATGTAAAAttgataaatagttaaatatcttgAAAGAGGGGACtcaggagagagggaggtgtgAGAGTGGAGACGTTGGGGATAAAATATGCCGTACGTTGTGATGGGGCCCAATTAAACTCGTCGAAAGATGAGAAAGAGGCCCAATCGCAACCAACGTCAGTCAACGCTCTATCCCAaactaggaataagttcaccaggggtctctcaacttaacagcgagattttctgtggtcccttaaccacaaaatcagaaatgtgTCGTCATGCTCCAGCTCTTCACCGCCGGTGTCGTCGTCGTGTTGGTTGACCTCCACGAGCGTGGTAGGCGGAGCAGCGGTGGGCAGAGGGCGGCGGGCGATTACGACGGAGCGGGGGGCCtggtcggcgagcggcggggggcAAGTGTGGCTGCGGAGCGGCGGTAGGAGGTCGGCAACGACCTCTTCGCCGATGCGGCGCGccaccccctctcccgccggcctcaTCTCCGCCCTTGAAGACGAGGTTGATGGGCTCCTCGTCATTGTCGCCATCCCcgggtgggagcggcggcgcggggggctcgtaatcgtcgtcgtcggacaGGGCGGCCTTGGCGCCCTTCTTgccggagaggagagagagccggCCAAGCTTCACTCACGAGCTTGTCGGCGGCAATGGCGTCCCTCCACGCGCGAGAGAAGAAAGGCCAAAAGCCCGTGAACGCATGCATGCTAGCTATGGGTTCTCAAGTGAgggatacatgcatgcaatagaGAGAAAAAGACCAAAGCAAAAGCAGCTTGTGATTGATTTGCAGGCTGCACGAGTTGAAAGTgacaagatcgatcgatcgaatatATATGTACTACATTCATGAATGAATGCATATGTGCATGTAACTCTAGGCCtcgcccacggcgacgacgacagtgGAGAGCCGACGACGAGGGCAgccacggcgcgcggctgctccgcccgccgccgcgctccgctgcctccgctccgccgccggacgGCCGCTCCGTGTAGCCTCGCtcatggcgacgacgacggtggagagccgacgacgacggcggccacggcgcgcggctgctccgcctccgcctgcagcctgaaggagaagaggagagaaggagaagaaaagagaagaaaaaaatgtgcagctgacatgtgagccccatgtatgtttttaaattttttttttgctgactaggatgccacgtcagcaaaaccgggcgAAAATACTGCCGAGAGACCTCCGGTAAACGGTTcgagtgagtttaggggtagacatttctggttttgtggttaagggacctcgaaAAAATCTTGcggttaagttgagggacctccggtgaacttattcccccaAAGTATTTTGAATCTGATCCATCGAAACATGTCGCTGCCGCCACTGCACTACTGCTATGATGATAGACACTGTTGCATATTTGTAACGATGGAACGCCACGCATACAATATATATTATGTTACTCCATAATAATTGAGTCCAGTTACGGTCACGGACACACACGACTCGACGGAACCCCacatacatacgtacgtacatacaaGTTGAGAAAAATACAAAGATCCAATGGAGGAGTCGATGCCAACAGATAGAGGCCGCCGATCGATTAGTTCACAGACCGATCGATCTCATAGAACGtacctcaattatttttacatcgatcatatatgtatgtatatgtgtactACTAGCTAGTCGAGCTTAGCTAGAGTTGACGAACCTGCAGTCTTTTCTGACCTCCCCCTGTGCGCCGGTGAGCGGCGCGTTCTCGGACATGGTGAGAAGCGCTGCGGCGAAGCGCTGGTGGAAGTAGTCGTTGTCGGCGGCCATCCGGCGGACGTAGGGCGCCGTGCGGGCGTCGGAGGCCAGCTGCTGGTCCACCAGGAGGAGCCCCCGCCCGGCGAGCAGGTTGCGGTAGTACATGTTGTCGATGAGCATGGGCGTGACGCGGTCGTTGCGCGCGTACACCACCTCTCTCGtgtcctccgtcgccgccgccgtcgggcacCTCCCCCGCAGGTACTCCCCGTACGCCGCCTCCATGCTGCCGTCCACCTGCGGGTACAGCCTCCCCACCAGGTTGAAGCAGTGGACGCGCCCCACCGAGTGCGCGCCCAGCAGCGCCACCGCTCCCTCCGTGTCCACCCCGATGGCCGCGAACCTCGACAGCACGGTGGACACGCTGTCGTTGTGGTTGGGGATGTACTGCTCCACCACGCCGTAGTAGCTCTCCCTGCTGTCGCGCCGCCCCGTCCGCATGGCCACCGAGGGCCCACCCAGCATGGCCACGCCGTCGCGGGCGGCCAGggcgaggatgtcggcgcaggagacggtggCAGGGCACTCACGCTCGACGGCGGCCTTGATGGCGGTGATGTACTTGAAGTTGCGCATGCCGAAGCTGCGGTGGGAGGACTGCTCGGAGACgcctgtggtggtggtggtgtggagCAGCAGGGAGGCGTCGCAGGAGTAGACCATGCAGTCGTGGAAGAGTGCCCTCAACCACGACACCGCCGTGTTGCCGTGCTCCTCGTACAGCCTCCGCACCTCCTccctcaccacctcctccgccctcGGGCACCTCTCCGACTCCGAGTAGAAGTTGAGCTTcagacctcctcctcctcctcctctggctATGGCTGTGGCGCAGCTGCAGGCCACCATCACAATCACCAAGCTGCGCCTCATCATCAACTTCTATCGATAGTCGTTCTTCGGTGCTTGTTCCACTGACACCAAGCACGCACGCAAGAGTGGATTTTAAGTGTGGTATATAGCGTAGGCATCCATAGGTGAGCTCGATCGTGATGGATGGATCTATCCAATTAGTGCAAGTGCGTGCTAGTTACCCGCAAGTAAGTACCAGACATGGACGCATGTACATGTGCATCAATGAGCTGAGCTCCCTATCTAGGTACATACGCACATGGTCCCAAACTCTATTAGTTATTATTATCGGGAATCTGCTAAACCACATTCCATATAGTAAAATAAAGATAAATTCTGACAAATTTATAAACTTCAATTCGGTTTCGCGATTCGTACTCTAGTGGGCTTCTCCTCCAACTCTGACGATCCGCAGCGGCAATCGTGATTAGTTAGGGTCCTGAGTTAGGGTACAAATGGAACAGGGAAGGGTGGAAAGGGGAGAGGGTCTCCTAGGCTAGGCTTAGGGGGATTCACAAAGAATTGTCTTAGaattagcttaattaattagaccACCCACTATATATAGCTGCTTCAGAATTGTCTTAACACTTGTTCATATAAAAAATTGTTCTATTCTGATgaaatttattgaaaaaaaaacatcatcgcTAGGAATTTCAATAGTCTCATGCAACCAACCAGCTATCACAAAGAGAAGGGCACGAGAgggaaagtattttctacacctaggtgCCTAGGTGTACCACAAAGAGAAGGGCACGAGAGTGATGTCGCTGGGAGCCGCCTCCTCCGTTCTTGAACAAGAAGATGGCACAAGAGGGGAAGTGTGGAGGGAGAAGGAAAGAGGTCGTGACGACTACTCCCTCGCGCATCAACCTCCCCACTGCTTCCTACCAACACCGCCGtcgctgttgccgccgccgcagccgcttcCTGGACGAGAAGCCAGTGAGGGAGGGGAAGCACAAAGGGAGGAGGCTGCGACGCGTGGTCAACCTCGCCGCTGCCTCACGTGATTCACGCGAGAGTGTTGGGTCGAATCGGTCCGCCAAATTTTcatgcactactacaaaaaccctCATAGAGAACggcttataggtgccggttcatttaaaaccTACACCTATAGAGCTTTTCCCACCTCCCTACGATGGAAAaaatagaaccgacacctttaaacaatatatataggtGCTGGTTCTAGAAAAAAAACCCGGCACTTATACTATAGGTGTcaggttttttaaaaaaaccagcacctatcaTATATTGTAGGtaccggtttttttaaaaaaccggcacctatagcttTGAGCCGAGCCGGCGAGCCGAGCCCATAAGCACCACACCACCACGCGTCCTTATCAAATCGTCTCTCCGCCTTATCCATCTACTACCTTTCTCTCGTCTCTCCGCCTTATCCATCTACTACCTTTCTCTCGTCTCTTAGCTCTCGCGTCTCTCTCccaccacacacacactctctctctctctctctctctctctcggcagTGGCTGCACGGCAAAGACGGCAAGTCCCCGCGGCTGGCAACCGGCCTAGTGGAcacggcagaggcggcggcggccgtgccctcctctccgccagatccgacgggaggggaggcggcgggcaccCCACAGACAGAGGCGGCAGCGTGGAGGGGAGCCTATGGAGGGAGGCAGTTGGGAGTCGGCGGGCTTCGGCGGTGgccaggcggaggcggcagcagcggctggcggcggccgcgccctcccctccgctggatccagccggaggggaggtggtggacCTTTGGgaacggccggcggcggcggccgcggcgctaTCCCCTCCGCTCGATCCGACCGAAGGGGAGACGGCGGACCTCGGGGACAGCAATGGCGGCCGCCGCACACTCCCCTCCGTCAgatccggtgggaggggaggcggcgggcggcggcgcctgagGAATTTTTTTGGGATGATTTTGTAGATTCTTTTAAGATGTTTTTTGATTTGTGGATGCTTTTCTTGTTGAATATGTTTTGATCTGTGATTGGTGGATGATCTGTGATGTGGGGATTTCAAAAAACTAGATGTGGGGCATGGCGCAGTGATGGCGATTGCGAGTTCCGGCTCGATTCGAGccggctctttttttttgctcgtACAaacctataggtgccggttctattttTGGTATAGGTGCCAGTTGCTTGTATTGGTGTCGATCAATAGGTGCCGGTAGGAAAACCGGCACATATAGCCGGTTGGGAACTGACACCTATGATGGTTTTTTATATACTAATGATGGGGGAGTCGAACCCAAATATCAGGAGGATATTCTCTTTTGGAGTCAACCCGTCCCATCTAACCCCACAATTATACATCTATAAAAGCGGATTCGACCTAACCCGACCCAGCAAATCTCTGCAACCAAACACATACTAAATTACAGGCGGACCATAACATCATGCGCCTACGATAATACAACATACTGGTATGGTACCACCAGGTACCAAATTAAATACAACCATTCATTTAACATAGGCATGATAGGTAATGAAGTGAAGCAGAGGTGCGCGACCTCAATGTTTCACGCGAGACGCTGAAATATCTCCTCTCCGTCACGCATGCGACATCACATAATTGAAGTGTAATTGTACCTGCGATgtaacttatataaaacttaTATTCAACTATGATTTGGTTGGTTAGCATAGGGATCTTACGCGTGGCATGCGTGAAAATTTCtttctagcaatttttttagagataattcaagaaatgccattgacaagcatccaaatccaagaaataccattgacaaGTGTAAGTTCCAAGAAATTCCATCatacaaacgattttgtcccaaaaatgccatcgccgtccACTTTACGccgttaaatacactgttcatcctatagaacttaaTGGCGTGGAATGGAcagaaccctaacggcgatggcatttttagGACAAAATCATTTGTATGATGGCATTTCTTGAAACTCACACTTATCGATGGTATTTCTGAGATTTGGACACTTGTCAATAGAATTTCTTGgagattatcttttttttttacgttaaTGCACAAATCTCAAAAGTTTTaggggcaaaaaaaaagaaaaacttgcgAAAGTTTTATAGCAATTCCGTTCCTCGAGCCGGTACCATCTCCCAGATTAGATGGCGTTGTCTGGTACCTACATTATTGAACCATTGAATCTAGCACAATCAACTGTCATGATTTGGTACCTGCCTCCGCTGTTGATTTATTTATACATCGTGTGTGTCCATGCTATAAGAGAAAACCAGCAGAAATGACATCTGTTGGACAAGATTTAGCCTATGAatctgtttggggagcttctaacACATTCAGCTTCTCTTAGAATCTGCAGTTGTTAGAAACTCCCCCAAACAATTCAGTTTTTTTATCAAGATTCTAAGAgtctgtagttgtagaatctagaaaataaacttaGAAGTCACCAGCTAGTTTCTCAGTAGCTGTTTATCAGAATCTTAAGCTGGGTTGATCAACTTACAGAGCGAGTGACTAAAAATTTCACCCTCCACACAGGTTGTGGTATATCACTGATGTATTTTCCTCGTGAATATATTGTCACTCTTACTTAAAAAGAGACCGAGAATCACAAAGACTCGACGTAAGTAAGGTgaaaacatatatgcatgtagtaTTGCGGAGTACTTCCTTGCAGCTTAATTAACCGTACGTGAACACACCACGTATAcgtgtgtatatatttatatgcaggtattTGTCTTAGATAGGAGTAGGAGTGTGGGTTTTGGAGATTGACGATCGATGATTAAGGAAGAAGAAtgaaattaagctagctagagCCTAGAGCGTAGTTTGGATGCGCCAGAGCATGATTTGGGAGCAATCGGAGTCCGGCATCCCCCTCGTCGTCGACTGGTTGTattcctccaccgccacccgcTGCACGAACTTCACTGATtcctgcatatatatgtatacacatgttacaagcgcgcgcgcgcgtatatatatatatatatatatatatatatatatatatatatatatatatatatatatatataggacactcatatggggcaccatggtgcccgggcaccatggtatgaaatacacaaattcgtccaaattttttaaaattttcaaattgtgagtataaacctagttataagtattcgattcataccatggagcaccaaacaaatttactatatatatatatatataatctcaaTTACTAGTACGTACTCCTACTTCGTAATTGTCAGTAGTTACTGTGTACTTATGTAATGATGAATCTGCAGATTGGGATCCAAACTGTACGGTAATTACAGtacatgtactactactacacgcTGAAAGGCTTCTAGCTAGTGAGGCTGGAATAATATATGGAAATGATTGATGAAattaagcaagcaagcaaacaaacaaaCCAAAAAGCAAGCAGACAGACGCGGAGCTTGTGCGTGTCTAGTGTCGTGTGCGTACGTGAATTGCGCATTATATTCTTCCGACTTTTAATCTCTTTTCAGTTAGCTAGCTACTTCCTTCGTTTGCTATTACAAGACTttactcacattcatatatatatatatatatatatatatatatatatatatatatatatatatatatatatatatatatatatatatatatatatatatatatatatatatatattaaatttgtttggtgctccatggtgcccgacaccattgttgaaattgagtatatacccaattcaaatgagtatgaaactttttcaattacttaggtattaacattaactactttactaactagtttaaagcaagtttgaactaaatttgaacttgtttttgttagattttgattctaggtatatagcatccatacatataattagttatgtatataatcatggattgtgaaataaagttaaatttgagttgttttgttgataagtataggtatgaattaaattattataactaggtatatactcacaatttaaaaattttaaaaaatttgagtgattttgtgcattagataccatggtgcccgggcaccatggtgccccatatgagtgtcctctatatatatatatatatatatacatatatatatatgtatatatacatatatacatatatatgtatatatatatatatatatgtatatgtatatgtgtgtgtgtgtgtgtgtgtatatatatatatatatatatatatatatatatgtgtgtgtgtgtgtgtgacctagattcatcaacatctatatgcatatggacattgctagaaagtcttataacctgaaacgaacggaggtagtactactgATCTATCTATAGCTAGGACCAGCCGCAGGACATGACAAGAAAGTACTCCCTTccccgtattttaatatataacgttgttgactttttaaccaacatttgatcattcgttttatttaaaaaatttggataattattatttttttattatgacttgagttatcatcaaatgttctatcagaatgacataaatatttttatatttacacaataattttaaataggaaaagtatgaattacccccctgaagtATTGGgtgagtatgaattaccccctaaacctgaaaaccagtcatttttcaccctcaactatcgaTACCGGatgaaaccccccccccccccggaacAGTTTTGTAAGCGGTTTTGGTCTacatggcagtccagtcagcaagtTTTTCATTAAATAAAGgatagggcccacctgtcatgacataatattctctctctctctctttccctctcaccccctctctctctcccgttaGATGCCAGCGGCTGCGGCTCGCGCGCTGGCGGCAGAGCGGCGGGGCGACGCAGCGGTGGCagcgcgggcggagcggcggcggccgaagcaTGCCGGCATTAGCGGGGCAGGCAGAGAGGAAGGAGGTGAGGAGACCGGCGAGGGAGCGTGGAGGCCGAAAGAGTCGTCGGAGTCAtcccccagccgccgccgtcgtcgttcgaGCCGCTCCCGCCGGAGTACGATGAGCCCAGGCTCCCCTCCGCTGTCCCCTCCTCCTGTCGCCTCGAGCTCCGGCGGGCGCGGTGGGGAGGGCGAGACGGGCACGGGCGCCGAGGTCCCGAGGACATTGAAGATGACGACGGCAAGCTCGGGCGTGCGCGCCGACCTCCCGACGACCCGAGAGAGAGGTATGAGAGGAGGGCACTTCGTCGCCCTCGCCACTTCACCGCCCTCCGCTGCGATAGGGGGGCACGGGCGCCGTCaggcccgccggccgccggccgcctctccaccACGCCCACCGCCTGCCCCGGCCCCACCACTCcccgccgcgccacccgccgcgcccgcggccccgctcgccgctgccgccgcgacaGGAGGGCACGGGCGCCGTCACGCCCGCCGGCCACCTCTCCACCACGTCCGCTGCGCCCCCGACCCGCCCGCCGCCTACCTCGGCCCCACCACTCCttgccgcgcctgtcgccgcgctcgccgcccgtccgcgtgccgctgccgtcgcgcaTTGCCCGTTGACGCACgcctgagagagagaagggggagggggaagactGAAGAGAGgtaatgacatgtgggcccttgtgtgtgtgtgtgttttttttgctgATTGGATTTCCACGTCGACGCCACGTCTATGCCACGTAGGAGCAAAACCGCTCAGTATTGAGtcggggggggggtaattcagcCGGTATCAATAGTTTGAGGTGtaatatatctggttttatagttcgggagggtaattcgtactgtcACAATAGTTCAGAGGGTAAaacgtactttttccttttaaataagacgaatgatcaaactttACTTAAAATTCAACGACGTTATACGTTAAAATATGCAATGACTAATAAGTAAGAAATTGAGAATCGTGATGTAATACTCCGGTCCGCCTGAAGGTGGGGTGGACGACGTGGTTaggctaattaattactactacgtGGCAGGAGTAGATCGAGTGAGAGGGAGCGATGATGGGTGGGCACTGGGAATGAGGATCCCTTGACTTTGTGCAGTTTACAATTATGTCACTGGTGTGGCCCACaacaactgacatgtgggccacacCAGTGGCATAACTGCAAACTGCACAAAGTCAGGGATCTCTTTCCGGGCACTGGGTAGTGGCTGACCTGCGAGGCGTCGGGGTCGGAGAGGGGGAAGCGGTCCCACCTGTGCGGGTCCCACAGCATCCAGCTGCTGAACGCGAACCCACCCACTTCCATTAACGTCTCCGGAGCCGGCCGGTCAGcggccgctcgccgctcgccgccggccgccatctCCATGTCCATATCGAACCAGCCGCGGGTGATCACCGACGAGGAGGATGTGTTGATGCAGAGTGGGCCTTGCACCATCACCTTTCGCTCGTACGCCGACACTGTCGCCACGGGCCACGCACCAAATGTCCTGCATTTACATATGCCAGCCCCATCAAATCATTCATTCTTGCCGACACATCCTGTACTATACTGCACTGTACGGCCATATACAATAATTAACGCGCTACTGCTACGACATCCCTCTCATTTTAAATTCAGCAATCATTTTTCACGCTCAACTTTAAATTAGTAGTAAGTACTCctacataataaattatagagtACTCTCCCCGTCTTAAAaagatactacctccatcccatattacttatcgctttgagtttttatttgtaatgtttgatcattcgttttattaaaaaaatttgaaattattgtttattttatttgtgatttgttttattatcaaaagtattttaagtatgacttatcctttttatatttgcataaatttttcaaataaaacgaatggtcaaacgttataaggaaaaagtcaaagcgacaagtaatatgggacggaggtagtaccttttgagaatgaatttatccaggtttatctctaattttatttttttagggatggagggTGCACTATAGAGTAAAATAGGGAGAAATTTCAAAGAGTGATTGGAGAGAAAAATGTGAATAGGATgacacatatataattttgaatCCTAAGGAGTAGCTATTGTAGTAGTAGGGAGGGCCCTTCCATCCACCGACACCCTAGCttcgtagtactccctccgttcaaaaacaaACATAGTTACGAGTTTTCGTGTTCAATTTTGatcatctattttatttatttttttatgattagtatttttttaattagattaTAAAGCacgaataatactttatgtgtgacttattttttttagttttttaaaaaaattaaataaaacggacaatTAAAATTAGACACGAAAATTCATGGCTatgcttattttgggatggagggagtacctgctTACGTACAAAAACTATCACTCCGGGAGGCCTCCATGTTATGTGTACATTGTTtgtctctagctagctagctcactcCTAGTAATTAGAAACAAACTGGAGTagtatggctgtgtttagttccacgttaaaattgaaagtttgaagaaaaaattagtaactAACCCAGGCCTATATATAGCGGAATGTAGTTGAGTGTTGACTAAAATATCTTTACCTCTACTATAGAGGTGTTCAGTTGgtgtaccaatttttttttaagtagacaATAcgcatttgaagtattaaatatagactaataaaaaaataaattacagattccgtctataaatcgtgagacgaatttattaaacctaattaatccgtcattagcaaatgtttactatagcatcacattgtcaaatcatggcgtaattaggctcaaaagattcgtctcgcaatttacatgcaaaatgtgcaattggtttttttatccatatttaatgctccatgcatgtgtataAATAGTTGATTTgatggaatttttggaagttttgaagggaactaaac is a genomic window of Oryza glaberrima chromosome 7, OglaRS2, whole genome shotgun sequence containing:
- the LOC127778391 gene encoding peroxidase 21 translates to MMRRSLVIVMVACSCATAIARGGGGGGLKLNFYSESERCPRAEEVVREEVRRLYEEHGNTAVSWLRALFHDCMVYSCDASLLLHTTTTTGVSEQSSHRSFGMRNFKYITAIKAAVERECPATVSCADILALAARDGVAMLGGPSVAMRTGRRDSRESYYGVVEQYIPNHNDSVSTVLSRFAAIGVDTEGAVALLGAHSVGRVHCFNLVGRLYPQVDGSMEAAYGEYLRGRCPTAAATEDTREVVYARNDRVTPMLIDNMYYRNLLAGRGLLLVDQQLASDARTAPYVRRMAADNDYFHQRFAAALLTMSENAPLTGAQGEVRKDCRFVNSS